A part of Camelus bactrianus isolate YW-2024 breed Bactrian camel chromosome 7, ASM4877302v1, whole genome shotgun sequence genomic DNA contains:
- the RBM28 gene encoding RNA-binding protein 28 yields MAGLTLFVGRLPTSARSEQLEELFSQVGPVKQCFVVTEKGSKACRGFGYVTFSMLEDVQRALKEITTFEGCKINVTVAKKKLRNKSKEKGKNEKSESPKKELKPKKAKVADKKARLIIRNLSFKCSEDDLRTIFAQFGAVLEVNIPRKPDGKMRGFAFVQFKNLLEAGKALKSMNMKEIKGRTVAVDWAVAKDKYKNTQSASAPGEEKRPEPKCQELGQENRREEEEEEEEEDEDEDEDGDEEEEEEENKESKVTKPVQIQKRAVKGAAPAESSEEEHSDDDSDLEEGDSVDSGEELAQSDTSTEEQEDEDRQVSKKKRKLPSDVNEGKTVFIRNLSFDSEEEDLGELLQQFGDLKYVRIVLHPDTEHSKGCAFAQFMTQEAAQKCLEAASPETEGGGLKLDGRQLKVDLAVTRDEAAKLRTKKVKKPTGTRNLYLAREGLIRAGTKAAEGVSAADMAKRERFELLKHQKLKDQNIFVSRTRLCLHNLPKAVDDKQLRKLLLNATRGEKGVHIKECRVMRDLKGIYGKVKGQSLGYAFAEFQEHEHALAALRHINNNPEIFGPQKRPIVEFSLEDRRKLKIKELRIQRSLQKAKSKPATGELQQEQQELGKHQPRKAAQNHTQEQSKGPAEQKGKAGSVSWAGFQTKAEVEHVELSDGKKRRKVLVLPSHQGPKVRLRDKGKMTSLPPKKPKPQMNHWKQEKQKLSSKQVPKKKAKGNKTEIRFNQLVEQYKQKLLGPSKGAPLAKRSKWFDS; encoded by the exons ATGGCTGGGCTGACCCTGTTTGTGGGCCGCCTGCCGACCTCGGCCCGCAGTGAGCAACTGGAGGAGCTGTTCAGTCAGGTGGGGCCGGTGAAGCAGTGCTTCGTGGTGACTGAGAAAG GGAGTAAGGCATGTCGAGGCTTTGGCTATGTCACTTTTTCTATGCTGGAAGACGTTCAGAGGGCCCTAAAGGAGATTACCACCTTTGAAGGCTGCAAGATCAATGTGACTGTTGCCAAAAAAAAACTAAGGAACAAGtccaaagaaaaggggaaaaatg aaaaatcagaGTCCCCAAAGAAAGAGCTGAAACCAAAGAAAGCCAAAGTTGCAGATAAGAAAGCCAGATTAATTATTCGGAATCTAAGCTTTAAG TGTTCAGAAGATGACTTGAGGACAATATTTGCTCAATTTGGAGCTGTCCTGGAAGTAAACATTCCTAGGAAACCAG ATGGAAAAATGCGTGGTTTTGCTTTTGTTCAGTTCAAAAACCTCCTAGAAGCAGGAAAAGCTCTCAAAAGCATGAACATGAAAGAGATAAAAG GGCGGACAGTGGCTGTGGATTGGGCTGTGGCAaaggataaatataaaaatacacagtCTGCCTCTGCCCCAG GTGAGGAGAAGAGGCCTGAACCTAAATGTCAGGAATTAGGTCAAGAGAataggagggaagaggaggaggaggaggaggaggaggatgaagatgaagatgaagatggagatgaagaagaggaggaggaggagaataaAGAATCGAAGGTGACCAAGCCTGTGCAAATTCAGAAGAG GGCAGTCAAGGGGGCGGCACCTGCGGAAAGCAGTGAAGAGGAGCATTCCGATGATGACAGCGATCTGGAGGAAGGAGATAGTGTTGACAGTGGAGAAGAGCTGGCTCAGAGTGATACCAGCACTGAAGAGCAAGAGGATGAAG aCAGGCAAGtctcaaagaagaaaaggaaactaccCTCTGATGTGAATGAAGGGAAAACTGTCTTTATAAG AAACCTGTCCTTTGACTCAGAGGAAGAAGACCTTGGAGAGCTCCTCCAGCAGTTTGGAGATCTTAAATATGTCCGCATTGTCTTGCATCCAGACACAGAGCATTCTAAAG GTTGTGCATTTGCCCAGTTCATGACCCAAGAAGCAGCTCAGAAGTGCCTTGAAGCTGCTTCTCCAGAGACTGAG GGTGGTGGGCTTAAACTGGATGGCCGGCAGCTCAAGGTTGACTTGGCGGTGACCCGTGATGAAGCTGCAAAGCTCCGGACAAAGAAGGTGAAGAAGCCTACTGGAACCCGGAACCTCTATCTGGCCCGAGAAGGCT TGATTCGTGCTGGGACGAAGGCTGCAGAGGGTGTGAGTGCTGCTGATATGGCCAAAAGGGAACGA tTTGAGCTGCTGAAGCACCAGAAACTCAAGGACCAAAATATCTTTGTCTCCCGGACCAGGCTCTGCCTGCACAATCTCCCAAAGGCTGTGGATGACAAACAGCTCAGAAAGCTGCTACTGAATGCTACtagaggggagaagggggtgcACATCAAGGAG TGTCGGGTGATGCGAGACCTTAAAGGAATTTATGGGAAAGTTAAGGGTCAGTCCTTGGGCTACGCCTTTGCAGAGTTCCAGGAGCACGAGCATGCCCTGGCGGCCCTACGACACATCAACAACAATCCAGAAATCTTTGGGCCTCAGAAG AGACCAATAGTGGAGTTCTCTTTGGAAGATCGAAGGAAACTTAAAATAAAGGAACTGAGGATCCAGCGCAGCCTG caaaaagcaaaatccaaGCCTGCAACTGGTGAGCTCCAGCAGGAACAACAAGAACTTGGAAAACACCAGCCACGGAAAGCAGCTCAGAACCACACACAAGAGCAGAGCAAGGGCCCCGCGGAGCAGAAGGGGAAGGCGGGCTCTGTCTCGTGGGCAGGATTCCAGACCAAGGCCGAAGTGGAGCATGTGGAGCTGTCCGacggaaagaagagaaggaaggtcCTGGTGCTCCCATCGCACCAAGGCCCCAAAGTTAG GTTGCGGGACAAAGGCAAAATGACGTCTCTCCCTCCTAAGAAGCCAAAGCCCCAGATGAACCACTGGAAGCAAGAGAAGCAAAAATTATCTTCTAAGCAG GTACCTAAGAAAAAAGCTAAGGGAAATAAGACAGAAATTCGCTTCAACCAGCTGGTCGAACAATATAAGCAGAAATTATTGGGACCTTCCAAAGGAGCTCCTCTTGCAAAGAGGAGCAAATGGTTTGACAGTTGA